The Lutra lutra chromosome 10, mLutLut1.2, whole genome shotgun sequence genome contains a region encoding:
- the LOC125078578 gene encoding olfactory receptor 4P4-like, which produces MGHENITEFILLGLFSDEDERIACFVVFSLCYIAILSGNLLILLTISGSRLREQPMYFFLSYLSFMDVCFTSTVAPKLITDLLAQQKTISYNSCMAQMFYAHFFGATEIFILVAMAYDRYAAICRPLHYMVIMSRQVCYVLLMASILGAFLHSILQVLIIIELPFCGPNQIDHYFCDVFPLLKLACMDTSLLVIVITSTTGVLSILTFVALVISYIIILSTLRTHSSQSSRKALSTCGSHITVVFMFFLPLIFTYVPMADSVSNDKVFALFYTMIAPMFNPLIYTLRNTDMKNAMKKMWCRDTQLKEK; this is translated from the coding sequence ATGGGACATGAAAATATCACAGAATTTATCCTCTTAGGACTTTTTAGTGATGAGGATGAAAGGATTGCCTGCTTTGTGGTGTTCTCACTTTGCTACATTGCAATTCTCTCAGGAAATCTCCTAATTCTTCTCACCATCAGTGGCAGCCGCCTACGTGAGCAgcccatgtactttttcctgaGCTACCTGTCTTTCATGGATGTCTGCTTCACTTCCACAGTGGCCCCCAAACTGATCACAGATCTACTGGCCCAGCAGAAGACCATCTCCTACAACAGCTGCATGGCCCAGATGTTTTATGCCCACTTCTTTGGTGCCACTGAGATCTTTATCTTGGTGGCTATGGCCTATGACCGTTATGCAGCCATCTGTAGACCCCTACACTATATGGTCATCATGAGCAGACAGGTGTGCTATGTCCTTTTGATGGCCTCTATTCTCGGAGCATTTCTCCATTCAATCCTGCAGGTATTGATTATTATTGAACTTCCCTTCTGTGGACCCAATCAGATAGACCattatttctgtgatgttttcCCCTTGCTGAAGCTGGCCTGCATGGACACTAGCCTGTTGGTTATTGTGATCACTAGCACCACAGGAGTGCTGTCAATTTTGACCTTTGTTGCCTTGGTAATTTCTTACATCATCATCCTGTCCACCCTGAGAACACACTCATCCCAGAGTAGCCGCAAAGCTCTCTCCACTTGCGGCTCACACATCACTGTTGTGTTCATGTTCTTCTTGCCCCTCATCTTCACATATGTCCCCATGGCTGATTCTGTCAGTAATGACAAGGTTTTTGCCCTATTTTACACCATGATTGCCCCCATGTTCAACCCTCTCATCTACACACTGAGAAACACAGACATGAAGAATgccatgaagaaaatgtggtgcCGAGACACACAGcttaaagagaaatga